The Capsicum annuum cultivar UCD-10X-F1 chromosome 3, UCD10Xv1.1, whole genome shotgun sequence genomic sequence CTCGCCATCTCTATCATCATCCATCAAGGACCTCTCCAGCTTAAACTCATTTCAAATCTGTTTTTTCTCTGTATAATAGTGTCTGTACTTCAATTTGAAATGATGAAGGGGATGAGAAACTTCATGGTAAGGCTGAGGTGACAAGGGCTGAGGTGACAAGTACAGTGAATCttagtaaaaacaaaagaaaaaagaacctCCAATGACAGTGCCTTGGCTTCAAATTAGCCTTGGCTTCAAATTATCTTTTTGTTTTCAATTATTAAGGTGAGATAGTATCTTCTCATTTACTGctacatataaatagaaattgaCTTTTATTGGATGCCtcttgtttattttattctacaCATAAACTGACATGATCAACGGTTGTCAAATTATTTACTTGAAGCCTGTTTTATGCATTTGACCCTCTCTGACATAGTCACTGTAATTTCTGAAAATTTGAATCTCAAGAAGTGAAAAGTTCCACTGAAATTGAGATAAATGTAGAACATTTTATCACTTATGGGATAGTGTTGTATGTTAGTGCGATCAGTTTTGCAACTGTGTGAACTTTGCTTTAAAGAAACTCTATTTGGAAAAGCTTTTTAAGTTGATCATTGGTTAAACAGTTTGCTGCTATCTTGTTCACAAGTTAATAAGcattaaaattatttaacttctttttctttctactatGATTACTATAGTGTTGTTAATCATTAACTAATGCATCTTAATTCTCTTGCCTTGGTTTAATATACCATTAGTTTGCCTCCGTTCTTTATATTGTGTCTATCTACTTATCGTCTTTCCTTTATTATCGTTTGATTTTCGTACTTTGTGTTCATTTCGTAAGAATTTTGTTGTTCTTTAACTCCAAAGTAAAAGTTTCCATTGCTAACACTAACAACCTACGTTATTGCGTGCCAATTGTTTCTTTATCTATAGGTATCTGGACCAGTCGTTAGTGCAGATGAAATGGCAAGGTCTAACATGTATGAACCTGTTCTTATTGGCCACAACAATCTTATTGTTGAAATTATTAGGCTGAAAGGAATACATTTCGGCAAGAACTACGAATGATATCATTGAAACTGAACAGACTGCTTCTGTGTAGAAACTCTGATTACAAGGATATAGTTGACTGTGCTTGGAAAGAAGCTCCATGAAACATGAAACATGTGAAGTTAAATTTCAAAACAAAGGAAGCATCAACCAGCAAAGGGAGAAACATTACTACTACTGCTTTgtttgcaatttttcttttttggagcTGGAAAAAACGAGAAGAAAGTAGTAGGACTAGCTTATTCTAATTGCAACATACAAAATTGACGATTACAAATCATAGCAACATCACTATTACTAGCGCGGGCTTCTCCATCAGTATAATAGAAGCGTGAAGGGAAGCAGGAGACGGTCGTCATGCCTGCTTCCTCCGTGATTTTATCATATCACCCtccattaattattatatgtcatttacgtattaaaaaattaataatatttaataaaaatataaatatacatttataacatgtttgcttcagctgcttcaaccgtaattttactatttcatccctaattaattactctAGGCCATTTAAGTATTAATCCGTGATTTTACTACATCACCCCTAAtgaattattatatgtcatttaaattttaaaaattaatagtatttaacaaaaaaataaaatacacatttatgacatgtctgcttcagttgcttcaaccgtaattttattatttcatccttaattaattactataagtcatttaagtattaaataaattaataatatttaataaaaaaagataaaataaacaaaaaaaatgataaacaaactattgaagttttaaattaacttgacatcttatataaggcctgtccaattttttttcacaactattttttatattaattttgttataccacttctaataagttatttcctaattgattattatatgtcatttacgtgttaaaaaaataataatatttgataaaaaaagtaaaatagacatttatgatatgtttgcttcagctgtttcaaccataattttactattttatccctaattaattattatgagtcatctaaatattaaaaaatatttaataaaaaaataaataaataaatataaattaattattactattttaaattaacttgacatcttatatgaggcccgcttaaatttttttcacaattattttttatagtaattttactgtatcacttctaataagttattatgagtcatttaagacatatctACCTCGcaacttcaatcgtgatatttgattgactctcgaaattatatcagtatcacttaaattgaaatagaagaaaaaatattataaatttcagtaattaaaaaattaaattattctaaaaatataatagacTATTAATGATACAAaactttggacaaggagagtattataaattataatggctaacaacttaaaatagtaaattacaatgtcaaaaaactattataaattacaatagctaacaacttaaaatatctaaaaaatatttaaaatataattaattatcaaaattttatttgtatcatataagttgagactaaaaaataacatatattgggcccgtgctggcACGGTCCTTCGATATCTAATGTTTATAGAAGCGTGAAGGGAAGCAGGAGGAGGTCGTCATGCCTGCTTCCTCcgtgattttaccatatcaccctccattaattattatatgtcatttacgtattaaaaaattaataatatttaataaaaatataaaatagacatttatgacatgtctgcttcagctgcttcaatcgtaattttactatttcatccctaattaattactataggtcatttaagtattaatccgtgattttactatatcacccgtaattaattattatatgtcatttaagtattaaaaattcataatatttaacaaaaaaataaaatacacatttatgacttgtttgctTCAGTTGCTTgaaccataattttattatttcatccctaattaattattataagtcatttaagtattaaaaaattaataatatttaataaaaaaagataaaataaacaaaaaaaaatgataatcaaactattgaagttttaaattaacttgacatcttatataagaCTTGTCtaaattttttcacaactattttttatattaatttggtataccacttctaataagttatttcctaattgagtattatatgtcatttacgtatgaaaaaattaataatatttgataaaaaaaaagagtaaaatagacatttatcacatgtttgtttcagctgtttcaatcgtaattttattattttatccctaattaattattatgagtcatctaaatgttaaaataaaaattaataaaaaataaaataaacaaaaaaagattaaataattattgatgttttaaattgaCTTGACATCTTACATGAGGCccgcttaaatttttttcacaactatttttaatagtaattttattgtatcacttctaataagttattatgagtcatttaagacatgtctacttcgcgacttcaatcgtgatatttgattgactctcaaaattatatcagtgtcacttcaattgaaattgaagaaaaagtattataaatttcagtaattaaaaacttaaattattctaaaaatataatagactatcaatgctacaaaacTTTTGACaaagagagtattataaattataatggctaacaacttaaaatagtaaattacaatatcaaaagattattataaattataatagctaacaacttaaaatatctaaaaaatatttaaagtataattaattatcaaaattttatttgtatcatataaattaagactaaaaaataacatatattggcaCGGGCCTTCGATATCTAGTGTATGTATAAGTAGACTATTATAAGATTCAACAAGTAgaaataaatattctatatgaTAAATTTAATGCAATTTGATACATAGGATGCGAGCAGAGGCAGAGTCAAAACTTCAGTTAAGGGaatcaaaatttgaataaaaattcatCGAAAAAGattacaatatatacataaaaattattttaataatatattaataatataattttttatcaaagaaGGTTCGTCCGACCCCTTTACTAGGTTGGCTCTGCCTATAGATGTGAGTGTAGGACTTGTTCAATCTTATGATACTATAAGCACTTGTTCAATCTTATGGTACGATAAGTGTAGTCGAGGCCAAATTAAATGACACACTTTTAATTTTCTCAAAGAATGTTTTTATGGTCAGTCCATTGTTTAACAAATAAAAGGTTAAAAGCTTgttgaaaattacaaaaactaattTTGCAACTTCACAAAAGAATATAGGGGAAATACTCTCAAATATATTTAAATGttgataaaatttattataatacgtctgaattttgcaagggtcctatAATACTTCTAAAACTTTGCGAAAGTACTATGACTCTCCTAGATTATTTATTAagatattttattgatatttatttgtaCTAAATTCtctcctttaaattttttataagatttttttttattaatttataaatattattaaaatatattaataaatagatAGGGGCATAGTACCTCCCCAGAGTTGTTGTATGTTATAAGTAATAAATTTCACCCAAGTTTTGATATATGTTGGTAAACATTTTTCCCTACAATATATTTAAGATCTGTTTTGAGTGTCGGCAAACCGACTTTcgaatatttaaagaaaaaagatgtttATTTGAGAATTTTAGGAGAAAAAACCTCAACtttgggaatttttttttaacttttggcAACTTCCCTGAGGaaatcgaaaaaaataaaaatgttgaaaagataatttgtGAAGTTCCAACGAAGAAACAGAGAacattcttactttttttttttttgcaatttttctattttatctgaCTGAGCAAGAAAGTCCACATAAAGTCATAGAAATTTCATATAACCAACGTTAACTAATTTATCGATATTGAAGAACACTTTGAGTAAAtaatatctcatatctcaatgaAGAACAACACTTTTGGGATGACAAGGTAGAGTAGTCTTTCTGCCCTTGTTACTAACCGGCTTCATCTTATGAAGCTTACAATTGACTATACTGCTAGCTTTCTTAGTAGTTTCCTTCGAATAACTTTTCATTTAtgtctattatttttttagttcctATAATAGAAGTACAAATATGTTTGGTTCAACTCTCAGCAGAGAGATGTAACTATACCAGAGAGAATGTGTtaagagttgtgacccaaattttgttggtCCGACCgatccatgtttgtgattttcaatgggtcagtggtggtagcgtagggatcgagGCGGTACGggcctttatgtttttgggcctaatTATTTGTACATACATACTATATGAGTGCAATTAGTGGGTCGGTTTTGATTATTCCGAAATTACGTCATTTTCCACATTGTACTctcctttcatagtgaaattCCTGCCCGTGGGAtttcccgcaagggtttccacgtaaatcttgtatgttgttcttcttttcttttacttatggtttgctTATTCAATCCGAATCATAACAGAATGTATGGGTGGTAATTCTTATATTCTATTTGTTTTGTTCCAACTTTTAACGAATGAATGTAGATTCCTCCTGTAGTTCGCACATACGTGTTGTGAAAGCATAATGTGATATGAATTTCAGTACTTTCAAGGTTCTTTGACTCATTACTATCAAGGTTATGGATCTGTTGATATCCTTCATTTCTAAATTGTGAGGGTGGGTGGTAGCATGTACCTCGTGGAATTAGCCGAGGTGCATGCAAGCCGGCCCCGACACATGGTTAAAAGAAAAGGTCATGGACTCGTATTGCTATGAAGACTTTTGAGATGATGCAGATATCATTGTATACCAAGATTAGATTTAATCTGCCAAGTAAATTACTACCTGATCAAAGTTATCACGTGATGTTGTGATTATAGCTGGCCACCCCAACCGCAGATGAAATTTGAACAAAGATCATGGTTCAATTCCCTAGAACAGGATAAGACTAGGTGATTCTGCTTTATCTATCAAAATCTTGGTGGCACAGTTATCCAATATCTACGCTGATAGGAAGATGCAAGTACCTGATATAATAGTTGAGTGTGGAGTTTTCGCGGATGCTGTcatcaacaaaataataaaaaaaatgttgcTCCTGTCTAGTATTTAGTTAGGATGGCCTTTATTTGCTGCAGTCTGAACAGTTAGTATCTCATTTCATGTCCCATGGCACCATTAGGTAACATAAGTTAGTGCTACCAAAGGCAAAAATAGATCTGTAATCGGATGCTACCAATGCTAAGGATCTATTGCTAGATTTAGAGATTGCAGTGCCCAACTTCAAACGGAAGGTGAAATAGTTTCATTATGCAAGGCCAGGCTTGTTATTTCTTGTTCTACAAGGATAAGGTGATTAGGGCGTTTTATGGTCTGGCTGTCACATGAAAAATAGCGTGTCTTGTTTTAGCCATACAAATATAGTTTGATTTCTTTTAGGGGAAATTACTTTTCTAGAACTCTTACGTGGCATATGGCAGTCCCCGTGTCATCTTGGTCAGCAACTTGACTCCTCTTGTTCACGACAGATTCCTCCTTGTCCTTCTTTATCATCAGTTCTTTTGCATGTTTGAGAGCTTCAACCAACTTCAAAAGGCATTTCTCTGCCCCTTCTTTTGGGGAGCTGGGCATCAGGTTCTCTGCAACATCAGCAGGTATAATCTTTATCTCCTTCATTAGCATTTCAATTGATTCAAATAGTGGATGTGCGTCCAAGCACAGATAATTCTTTGCAAGCACCTTGAATCCCTCAAAATTACAGTAGGATAGCTCAATGTGCTTATCCATTCTTCCCCTTCTCGTAAGAGCTGGATCCAACTTATCCAAATAATTTGTTGTAAAGACAATTATACGCTCTCCACTGCATGCAGACCAAAGACCATCGATGAAGTTCAGAAGCCCAGAGAGAGTGACTCTGCTTCCACTCTCTTCGGTGTCCTTGCAAGGAACCTCTTTCTTGGTCACTTCAGTCTTCTCTTCTGGAGATTTATCCTGTTTCTGGTTCCTTTGACCTGTTAGATCAAGTGAGCAGTCAATGTCTTCTATCACTACAATAGATTTACTTGATGTTTCAGCTAAGAGCCTTCTCAATTCTGTGTTGTCCCTGACAGATGTCAGTTCAAGATCGTAGATGTCGTAGTTCAATAAATTTGCCATTGCAGCAATCATAGTCGACTTCCCAGTACCTGGGGGACCATAAAGTAGATAACCCCGCTTCCAAGCCTTCCCAATCCTGGCATAGAAATCCTTGCTCTCCCTAAACAGGAGAAGATCATCCATAATCTCTTGCTTCCTCTCCGCCTCCATTGCCAGGCTACCAAATGTTGCAGGGTGCTCAAATGTGATATGGCTCCACGTGGTTTTACTGTGGCCATTTGTGTAGAGCTTTCTCTTCCTGTTTCTCTTCTGAATCTCTTTCCCTCTCTTTATCACTTGCTCCAAGTAAATATCAGTTACCATGTCACGATATTTCTTGTGGAACATCAGCTTATAAGACTTCTTTTCCGATTCTGACGAGTGCCTGCTTTCGGGTTGCACATGTTTAATCCACTGTATTTTTGTTCCGCGAAACTCATCTGTAACTCTCTCATGCTCATCCATGCTTAGAACCA encodes the following:
- the LOC107862996 gene encoding AAA-ATPase ASD, mitochondrial, whose amino-acid sequence is MGLLQSWGGVGTSLASFIFIWDMIRRYCPPELVRALDKWTRRIRSFFYPYIQISISEFMSNNFKRHDAYAAVEAYLSEHLAKEATRLRAEAVGGGSKLVLSMDEHERVTDEFRGTKIQWIKHVQPESRHSSESEKKSYKLMFHKKYRDMVTDIYLEQVIKRGKEIQKRNRKRKLYTNGHSKTTWSHITFEHPATFGSLAMEAERKQEIMDDLLLFRESKDFYARIGKAWKRGYLLYGPPGTGKSTMIAAMANLLNYDIYDLELTSVRDNTELRRLLAETSSKSIVVIEDIDCSLDLTGQRNQKQDKSPEEKTEVTKKEVPCKDTEESGSRVTLSGLLNFIDGLWSACSGERIIVFTTNYLDKLDPALTRRGRMDKHIELSYCNFEGFKVLAKNYLCLDAHPLFESIEMLMKEIKIIPADVAENLMPSSPKEGAEKCLLKLVEALKHAKELMIKKDKEESVVNKRSQVADQDDTGTAICHVRVLEK